A genome region from Solanum pennellii chromosome 12, SPENNV200 includes the following:
- the LOC107007297 gene encoding uncharacterized protein LOC107007297 isoform X2: MDKTTFHEEHLSETSTEDKNSSLEATAENLMTLGGNTSHMPFQLTSHRLNGKNYLEWTQSVKLVIDRHGKLGHLTGETKKPEVGDPKMNSWRLENSLVIAWLINSMEPVIVKNGENKNKKPRCDHCKNIGTPVKRVGRFMGNQ; this comes from the exons ATGGATAAAACAACCTTTCACGAAGAGCACCTTTCTGAAACATCAACAGAAGACAAAAACTCTTCTCTAGAAGCTACTGCAGAAAATCTAATGACACTAGGAGGCAATACTTCTCACATGCCCTTCCAGTTAACTTCTCATCGATTAAATGGGAAGAACTATCTGGAATGGACACAGTCCGTAAAGCTTGTAATCGATAGGCATGGAAAGCTGGGACATCTGACTGGAGAAACGAAAAAGCCGGAAGTTGGAGATCCAAAGATGAACTCCTGGAGATTAGAGAATTCACTCGTGATTGCTTGGTTAATAAATTCCATGGAACCAGTCATAG TGAAGAATGGagagaacaaaaacaaaaagccACGGTGTGATCATTGCAAAAATATTGGCACACCAGTGAAACGTGTTGGGAGATTCATGGGAAACCAGTAA
- the LOC107007297 gene encoding uncharacterized protein LOC107007297 isoform X1, producing the protein MDKTTFHEEHLSETSTEDKNSSLEATAENLMTLGGNTSHMPFQLTSHRLNGKNYLEWTQSVKLVIDRHGKLGHLTGETKKPEVGDPKMNSWRLENSLVIAWLINSMEPVIALVTVKNGENKNKKPRCDHCKNIGTPVKRVGRFMGNQ; encoded by the exons ATGGATAAAACAACCTTTCACGAAGAGCACCTTTCTGAAACATCAACAGAAGACAAAAACTCTTCTCTAGAAGCTACTGCAGAAAATCTAATGACACTAGGAGGCAATACTTCTCACATGCCCTTCCAGTTAACTTCTCATCGATTAAATGGGAAGAACTATCTGGAATGGACACAGTCCGTAAAGCTTGTAATCGATAGGCATGGAAAGCTGGGACATCTGACTGGAGAAACGAAAAAGCCGGAAGTTGGAGATCCAAAGATGAACTCCTGGAGATTAGAGAATTCACTCGTGATTGCTTGGTTAATAAATTCCATGGAACCAGTCATAG CTCTTGTAACAGTGAAGAATGGagagaacaaaaacaaaaagccACGGTGTGATCATTGCAAAAATATTGGCACACCAGTGAAACGTGTTGGGAGATTCATGGGAAACCAGTAA